The Rhinopithecus roxellana isolate Shanxi Qingling chromosome 13, ASM756505v1, whole genome shotgun sequence genome contains a region encoding:
- the OLIG1 gene encoding oligodendrocyte transcription factor 1 — translation MYYAVSQARVNAAPGTMLRPQRPGDVQLGASLYELVGYRQPPSSSSSSTTSSTSSSSTTAPLLPKAAREKPEAPAEPPGPGPGAGAHAGSSARPDAKEEQQQQLRRKINSRERKRMQDLNLAMDALREVILPYSAAHCQGAPGRKLSKIATLLLARNYILLLGSSLQELRRALGEGAGPAAPRLLLAGLPLLAAAPGSVLLAPGAVGPPDALRPAKYLSLALEEPPCGQFALPGGGTGGPGLCTCAVCKFPHLVPASLGLAAVQAQFSK, via the coding sequence ATGTACTATGCGGTTTCCCAGGCGCGCGTGAACGCGGCCCCCGGGACCATGCTGCGGCCACAGCGGCCCGGAGACGTGCAGCTCGGGGCCTCCCTCTACGAGCTGGTGGGCTATAGGCAGccgccctcctcctcctcctcctccaccacctcctccacttcctcctcctccacgaCGGCCCCCCTCCTCCCCAAGGCTGCGCGCGAGAAGCCGGAGGCGCCGGCCGAGCCTCCAGGCCCCGGGCCCGGGGCCGGCGCGCACGCGGGCAGCAGCGCCCGGCCGGACGCcaaggaggagcagcagcagcagctgcggCGCAAGATCAACAGCCGCGAGCGGAAGCGCATGCAGGACCTGAACCTGGCCATGGACGCGCTGCGCGAGGTCATCCTGCCCTACTCAGCGGCGCACTGCCAGGGCGCTCCCGGCCGCAAGCTCTCCAAGATCGCCACGCTGCTGCTCGCCCGCAACTACATCCTACTACTGGGCAGCTCGCTGCAGGAGCTGCGCCGCGCGCTGGGCGAGGGCGCCGGGCCCGCCGCGCCGCGCCTGCTGCTGGCCGGGCTGCCCCTGCTCGCCGCCGCGCCCGGCTCCGTGCTGCTGGCGCCCGGCGCCGTGGGACCCCCCGACGCGCTGCGCCCCGCCAAGTACCTGTCTCTGGCGCTGGAGGAGCCGCCATGCGGCCAGTTCGCTCTCCCCGGCGGCGGCACAGGCGGCCCGGGCCTCTGCACCTGCGCCGTGTGCAAGTTCCCGCACCTGGTCCCGGCCAGTCTGGGCCTGGCCGCGGTGCAGGCGCAGTTCTCCAAGTGA